The stretch of DNA GATGTACTGATATATTGTTACAACTTCTATTGGGACACCTACCAGCGTTTATCAGCCTTCTTGTTACTGGGCAAAATATAAGGAGTAGAATGTAGAAAATACAAAAGTGGGTAATGGCAAAATGTATTGACAATGATTGTTTTCACTCAGGCACACAGCTATTGTGGTCCACGGGGAGGAGTACTTCTATGGTGGAGAGGGTATCGCTAACTGCCTGCCTGTAAGCTTTGTTGTCTTGACCTTTTTACCCTGTTGGTCCATATAAGTTGATTTAGTGAAAGACTGAGCAAGGGAGCAATGGCGAGAAGAGTTGTCATGATGACTAAGCGGTTTGAATGTATTGCTTACAGGGTAGGACCGAACTAGGAGAACCCAACTCTGTAGTGGATTTGGGGATCACAGAGGTGACTAAGGAGATTTTTATGGAGTACCTGTCTTCGCTGGGAGAATCCACATACAGGTAATGTTCTCTGGACAGTCATCTGAATGTACTGAATATTGAATATCGGCAGgttttctgtctctcattcacaatatttcctatctctctctactctctctatctTTGCTTTGCTGTGGGATCTACAACTCCCAACTTTATCCTTCCCTTAtattccttttctctttcattACCCCCTCCTCTATGTCAacttgtatctctctctctttcttcccttcaTCCCCCTTTCTCCAGAAATGACAAGTACCACCTGTTGGAGCACAACTGCAACACGTTTACTAATGAAGTGGCCCAGTTCCTGACTGGCAGCCAGATCCCTGCTCACATCACCAACCTGCCATCTGAAATCCTGTCCACGTGAGTCACgcgaacacacacgctcacaaaagATCACAATTTATCTCACCCTCTTAACCCTATTATGATTCACACTGATCCATATACCTGAGCTGTCAATCAGTTTCTCACCTGTATTCCTGGCTTTGTTCCCTCATTCCTCAGCCCATTTGGCCAGGTTCTGCGCCCCCTCCTGGAGTCCATCAGCATcagtccaccagggggcagcacTTTCAACAGCCACTATGGCcagagatagacaggcaggaatGGGTACAGTTTAAACTTATGTAGGAACTGATAAGACAGTTGGTTTCAGGGCAGGAGATGGACAGCTCTAGAACCTTTTGAGTCCCCTACCTAGCTACCTAGATGCCAGCCAGTCTGCAAGCTAACAATGGTGTAAAACTTTATTTGGAAGGTCCCCCTATTCATTATTCCCTATTAGACTGTTAGAAACCATCTAACACGATCCACTGACCAGTTAAGTTTCAGTGGATGGTTTGTTGATTGCTAGAATATCTATGGGGCCCCTCTCAATAAAGTACTACTAAACCCAATAACCTTACCTCATTATCACTCCACACACCAGCCTAGCCTGACAGATACTTAAGATCCTTAAACtgactctccctgccccctagTGGAGCCCACATTGTGACTATAATCACGTTGGAGCTGGCAGGGGTAGAGGATCAAGGGACAGGACGTCAAAACAGCCCTGGACCATCTGAATGTAAACTATGAGACCTGCAGGGTCTCTCTCAGTGAAATACCATTGGGGTGTGCTTGATTAAAGCACCTAGTGGAACAAAACCATTGAAACAAATATGGAAActctgaaaacaaaacaaatgcacTTTGTTTGACCCtgttctgctctcctccaggcccAGAGCTGCTTATCTCTCCTGCAcaggagtgggtgggtggggaccCTATTTTTGTCCCGTCATTAAGTAACCCTTTTTGATCAATTTTTTTTCTTGTGTGTTTCTTCTTCGTCATGACCTTGATTAGGGTAGAAAGGATAGCAAGAACAAACAAGGAAGGAACTTGTCCAAGATCTGTTAGTTGAGTGCCGACAGTAAATGTTGTCAAATAGATCCTTTGTCCTGTCTTTACATTATAAAGTTGGAAATTATGAGACCAACCGTATTTTTACCAGCTCCAGGGTTCTTGAACACAATGAAAACACGCACTTATATGCATATATGACCATCAATGACCTCAAAGCACAGAACAACTGTGCTGCTCTCCAGTGCAGATGTTAAGACTCTGTATTAATGAACAGGAATTAACCATATCTAGAAAGAAGTATTGAGGATTGTTGAAAGATTTAGTAGTACTGTTTAATAATCAAGAGTCAAGCTGTTTAAAAGGTGTTGTCATGCCAACTGCTATTCTCCTTCCTGACAAACATCATTTGTTGCCAATATTGTATTCATgccattttgtttgttttaatgtttCTGTTCCAGTCTATTTATTCttgaattgaaaaaaaaaatggtgttTGCGGAATATAATTCCTTAAAATTGTTAATATAATGATCTTAAATGTAATATATAGTTATCATTAACTTTGTatagtcgctttggataaaaacatctgctaaatgaataaatgtataatCAATCTTGTAATACAGTCATTCTCATTTGGTGAATGAATTGAGCTGTGATGTGTAAAAATCCATCCTTTTATCTCCCATTTTATGATGTTAAGATACCGTTTACAATTTACCCAACTCTGCTTGATAAATACATTTTTCTCTACACTTATggctttgtgtgcatgtgtggtcaTTGTAGTTAACACTGTGCTTAGGATGCACAGTAAACCGTAGTAACCTTTTTATTAGCAGGTGTGAATGAATCACACCTTTTATGCTGCTTTTTTGATCTACTATATTTTCATGATATATTTTTGTTTAGATTAAATTAACATTTAGTCTTGAACTGAGAAGGCCTTTTTGGTCAATGCTTAGGCCTTTAGGGTGTGTAGTGACATGAATGGCCACATGGTGGAAATAGAAATCAACACATTTTCTTTCTGGAAGCTTTACACCCCTCCTAACTTTGTCAATTAATATAATTGCAAAGTCTCATTGTAAATGTGGGCACTTCAACTAATTTATTTCCCTTTACCCTTTGTTTATTGGACAAAGTCATTAAGCCAGATTGTGTTTTTATTCTTTTCTTAACAAATAACATTGAATAAGATGCGACAAGTTGAAATAATAAATGTAACAATGGTTTTGTTAAATTAACCCCATCAAAAGTAGCATCAGTAACTTAACAGTCATCAATAAAGAAAAACAATGTCTATACACATGAAAACATTATAAATTGCTCGGTATAACAAATAATCTTTTTGCTTCATATTATACCATTGTCACAGGCTGAAATTGGTACTTGCTTGAAAATATCCTTGCATCCTTCAAATCCATGTTTTAATGTGTCTTGTACAGAAGACATATCAACAATGTAGATACCAAGCCATTCTTCTTTAGTTtgttctttttgtttgtttgttttgtttatttaccGAACTCTGTGTTCTCTATCACCACTAACCCTACCTCGTGTGTTTCTCATCTTACCTCTGATGCCTATCACCATATCAAAGGAACATTCAATATGATATTGAGCCAGGTACACCATTCCAGCAGCAGACGTATCCTTTCCTCAAAATAATAAACACTTTCTACTTATAAATATTATCTGTTACATTGTTCATTAAGCCCTTAtgcaaaaaaattatatatatatgagaaaTCCTTTCACATAAACAACATCATACTAGAACATGAATAAAATATACAACTGTTTTCTGTAACACATGATTTTCAGATTTTCTCGTAAAACCTAATTTGGTATGATCTGTAAGTCATGTGTTTTCTAAGAAATATACACATGAATACATAGATGTACACTGTTATACATTAATCCCATTGTAACAAAAAGCACAATTTTACCTGATGGACAAAGGGACATATTCAGGTTGAAATATAATGCAATGAAATGGTGTCATACCGGAAAAATATCGGAAGCACTTAATTCATCATTAGACATTACAAAGAATTACTTACATTGAATATATATAATGTATCTGCTGTATATTGCTTGAACCCCTTGTGATAGCAACATTGAGGATTTCCTTGCTTGTTTATTTGGCCTATCCAGTTGCTCTGTGTGTTGGCCAGCTAACTGGTGAGTGTTATATTCTGTGTGTCGTTCCTATACTGTGCCTCATCAAAGACGTTTGTGTATCCCTTGTGTAAGTGATTTGTGTGCTGTTACAATGGTACGTTAGGCGTTGCATAGGACAGGCCATGACTTCAAGGGAGGAAACTAAACATCAGCCTTTAGCCACAGAATCAGTCATGCTAACTGCTGCTGGCACAGGAGTCATATAGACACACAGCCAGTCCAGGGAGAGAACACATGCTGTTGTTTCAGACCAGTGCACTTACAAGCATCCTTTTTCTCCAGGGCTTTCACCAGGGAAGCtggctgaggagagaggctggtactAAAGTGATTGGTTATGGGGAGCTGTAAAGCGGAGGGGCTGGAATAAATGTTATGAAGAGAGACTGGAAAGAAGGTAGCAAGAAAAAGTAAGCAATTAGTAGAGAAAGAAAGTGGGATGTGGGGATATGGGGGGTTGGGGATGTGGGGATATGGGGATATGGGGGGTTGGGGATATGGGGatatggggggttggggggttgggGATATGGGGATATGGGGGGTTGGGGATATGGGGATATGGGGATATGGGGGGTTGGGGATGTGGGGATATGGGGATATGGGGGGTTGGGGATATGGGGATATGGGGatatggggggttggggggttgggGATATGGGGATATGGGGGGTTGGGGATGTGGGGATATGGGGatatggggggttggggggttgggGATATGGGGatatggggggttggggggttgggGATATGGGGATATGGGGGGTTGGGGATATGGGGatatggggggttggggggttgggGATATGGGGATATGGGGGGTTGGGGAGTTGGATGAGGACTGTGAATGGCTCAAATTATAAGGGTTGCTCTTCCACCTTTGAAGGCTGGGGAATTTGGGATCTCGTTTGACATTTGAAATGCCATGCCTGTTAATCACTTCCATATGAATCTCTCAGGAGGATTGTGGCATGGTTGCCTATAGGTCAGACTCTGCAGTGGTGTGAACGTGTGCATGTCTGAATTCTACATAATCAGTGTCTTGTGTTTAAATATCCGAGATATGAGGTAACGCAAGCATTGTGtgttgttgtagcctatgtcaCACTGCTTGGTGTGTAGTGTCAGTTAAATTGTGCTTGATCACAACCTTTCACCATAGTACAATATCATTGGCTCATTGCCTCATTTAGTCCTTATTGACTGTATTTACATCCCTGCATTCCAATGGCTACTGCGATTGTAATAAAATCCCACATTAAACAGTTTTCTATTTCACATTTTGGAGGAACATGAGTGCCAGATCTTTTGGTTTGTATTGTATGTCAAGTAAACATGCAGTAACATGTCTAAGTCCTTCTCTCTCAGTAAACATGCAGTAACATGTCTAAGTCCTTCTCTCTCAGTAAACATGCAGTAACATGTCTAAGTCCTTCTCTCTCAGTAAACATGCAGTAACATGTCTAAGTCCTTCTCTCTCAGGTACTCCAAGTTCCACTGGTCTCTGTCTTAGTCCTCTCCTGATCCACACAAAGGCTCTTTCATGTATGGCATATTGTGCTCCTCATCCTTTGGAGATAGATGACCCCTGCAATTGCTGCAGAATATACAATATGTTTCTACTGTCCAGGCATCAGACGTAAATGTAGAATAACTGTAAAGCTGCAGGGTTGATGTCACAGATTCCCCTTTAACTGACAGCCTGAAGGGATTTTACACATgaccacacatgcatgcacacacacacacacacacacaaaaccacactcacacaaccacacacacacacacacacacacacacacacttatagtcATGATCCTGAAAGTCCAGCAGAAACAATCCAGATCTGTGGTGACTCCTGTCTCTTCTCCCCCAGGAAATTACACGTGTTGTATAGCGTACGTTTTTGTGTGTATTCATTTatatgtctccctcttcctcttcatttcctctttatttctccctctctctttctctcacttcctctctccatatTCCCTTGTCTGCATCTCTCTGAGTCGAGCGTTGAGGCCAGGGCTGATAGGAGCTGACACGATGATGGTATTGTCCCCGTCCAGTTAATGCGGCCTCAAGGTGCTCCACCCCAGTGAACTGCTTGGACAGCTAGAAAACACTACAATCCAACAGACCAGAAAAcagatggaggtgagggagtgaaggg from Osmerus eperlanus chromosome 12, fOsmEpe2.1, whole genome shotgun sequence encodes:
- the desi1b gene encoding desumoylating isopeptidase 1b, producing the protein MDQPNTSYSVKLYVYDISKGMARQLSPLMLGKQLDGIWHTAIVVHGEEYFYGGEGIANCLPGRTELGEPNSVVDLGITEVTKEIFMEYLSSLGESTYRNDKYHLLEHNCNTFTNEVAQFLTGSQIPAHITNLPSEILSTPFGQVLRPLLESISISPPGGSTFNSHYGQR